The Zalophus californianus isolate mZalCal1 chromosome 7, mZalCal1.pri.v2, whole genome shotgun sequence genome includes a region encoding these proteins:
- the SKIV2L gene encoding helicase SKI2W, with amino-acid sequence MMETERLVLPLPDPLDLPLRPVELGCTGRWELLNVPGAPESTLPHGLPPCAPDLQQEAEQLFLSSPAWLPLHGVEHSARKWQRKMDPWSLLATQGAPVPSDLQAQRHPTTGQILGYKEVLLENTNLSATTSLSLRRPPGPISQSLWGNPTQYPFWPGGMDEPTIIDLSTREEAEEEIDFEQDLLTVPPGFKKGVDFAPKDHSAPAPSLLSLSRLLEPLDLGGGDEDESEAVGQPGIPRGDAVSASPCSASLARASSLEDLVLKEASTAVSPPEPPKPLPQEQWAIPVDVTSPVGDFYRLIPQPAFQWSFEPDVFQKQAILHLERHDSVFVAAHTSAGKTVVAEYAIALAQKHMTRTIYTSPIKALSNQKFRDFRNTFGDVGLLTGDVQLHPEASCLIMTTEILRSMLYSGSDVIRDLEWVIFDEVHYINDAERGVVWEEVLIMLPDHVSIILLSATVPNALEFADWIGRLKRRQIYVISTVARPVPLEHYLFTGNSPKTQGELFLLLDSRGAFHTKGYYAAVEAKKERMSKHAQTFGAKQPTHQGGPAQDRGVYLSLLASLRTRAQLPVVVFTFSRGRCDEQASGLTSLDLTTSSEKSEIHLFLQRCLARLRGSDRQLPQVLHMSELLHRGLGVHHSGILPILKEIVEMLFSRGLVKVLFATETFAMGVNMPARTVVFDSMRKHDGSTFRDLLPGEYVQMAGRAGRRGLDPTGTVILLCKGRVPEMADLHRMMMGKPSQLQSQFRLTYTMILNLLRVDALRVEDMMKRSFSEFPSRKDSKAHEQALAELTKRLGALEKPDTTGQLVDLPGYYSWGEELTETRSLIQRRIMESVNGLKSLSTGRVVVVKNQEYHNTLGVILQVSSNSTNRVFTTLVLCDKPVCEDPQERAPTTPDVPYPDDLVGFKLFLPEGPCDHTVAKLQPGDVAAITTKVLRVNGEKILEDFSKRMQPKFKKDPPIAAVTTAVQELLRLAQAYPAGPPTLDPVNDLQLKDVSVVEGGLRARKLEELIWGAQCVHSPRFSAQYLKLQEQMRIQKEMERLRFLLSDQSLLLLPEYHQRVEVLRTLGYVDEAGTVKLAGRVACAMSSHELLLTELMFDNALSALRPEEIAALLSGLVCQSPGDPGEQLPSTLKQGVERVRAVAKRIGEVQVACGLNQTVEEFVGELNFGLVEVVYEWARGMPFSELAGLSGTPEGLVVRCIQRLAEMCRSLRGAARLVGEPVLGAKMETAATLLRRDIVFAASLYTQ; translated from the exons ATGATGGAGACGGAGCGACTcg TGCTGCCTCTTCCAGATCCCCTGGATCTGCCCCTTCGGCCGGTGGAGCTGGGATGCACAGGGCGCTGGGAGTTGCTGAATGTGCCTGGGGCTCCAGAGAGCACC CTTCCCCACGgcctccctccctgtgccccagATCTgcagcaggaagcagagcagTTGTTCTTGTCATCTCCAGCCTGGTTGCCTCTGCATGGTGTGGAGCACTCTGCCCG aAAATGGCAGAGGAAAATGGATCCCTGGTCTCTCCTGGCCACACAGGGGGCCCCAGTGCCCTCCGACCTTCAGGCCCAAAGACACCCAACCACGGGGCAGATTCTGGGCTACAAAGAG GTCCTGCTGGAGAATACAAACCTATCGGCTACCACCTCCTTGTCTCTTCGCCGGCCCCCAGGGCCCATCTCCCAGTCCCTGTGGGGGAATCCAACACAGTACCCTTTCTGGCCAG GTGGAATGGATGAGCCCACCATAATAGATCTGAGCACTcgggaggaggctgaggaggagatAGACTTTGAGCAAG ATCTTCTTACTGTTCCACCTGGCTTCAAGAAAGGTGTGGACTTTGCACCAAAGG ATCACTCAGCTCCAGCTCCCAGCTTGCTGAGCCTCAGCCGTTTGCTGGAGCCTCTGGATTTGGGTGGGGGAGATGAGGATGAGAGTGAGGCAGTGGGACAGCCAGGAATTCCCCGAGGGGACGCTGTTTCTGCCTCCCCCTGCAGTGCTTCCCTGGCCCGAGCAAGCAGCTTGGAGGACCTAGTGTTGAAG GAAGCATCTACAGCTGTATCCCCTCCAGAGCCCCCCAAACCCCTGCCTCAGGAGCAGTGGGCGATTCCTGTGGATGTCACCTCCCCTGTTGGTGATTTCTACCGCCTCATTCCCCAGCCGGCCTTCCAG TGGTCATTTGAGCCAGATGTGTTCCAGAAGCAGGCCATCCTGCACTTGGAGCGGCATGACTCTGTCTTCGTTGCAGCTCATACATCTGCGGGGAAGACGGTTGTGGCTGAATACGCCATTGCCCTTGCCCAGAAACACATGACGCG caccatttacacGTCGCCCATCAAGGCCCTGAGCAACCAGAAGTTCCGAGACTTTCGAAACACATTCGGGGATGTGGGATTGCTCACTGGGGATGTACAGCTGCACCCAGAGGCCTCCTGCCTCATTATGACCACAGAGATCCTTCG ctccatGCTGTACAGTGGCTCAGATGTCATCCGGGACCTGGAGTGGGTCATCTTTGATGAGGTTCACTACATCAACGATGCTGAG CGTGGGGTTGTGTGGGAGGAGGTGCTCATCATGCTCCCTGACCACGTCTCCATCATCCTTCTGAGTGCTACCGTCCCCAACGCCCTCGAGTTCGCCGACTGGATCGG GCGACTGAAACGTCGCCAGATCTATGTGATCAGCACTGTTGCGCGCCCTGTTCCCTTAGAGCATTATCTCTTCACGGGGAACAGCCCCAAGACCCAGGGGGAGCTCTTTCTGTTGCTGGATTCCCGAGGTGCTTTCCACACAAAGGG GTACTATGCAGCTGTGGAGGCCAAGAAGGAGCGGATGAGCAAACATGCCCAGACCTTTGGGGCCAAACAGCCCACGCATCAGGGGGGGCCTGCACAG gatCGCGGTGTGTACCTGtccctcctggcctccctccgCACCCGTGCACAGCTGCCCGTGGTGGTGTTCACCTTCTCCCGGGGTCGCTGTGATGAGCAAGCCTCGGGCCTCACCTCCCTTGACCTCACCACAAGTTCAGAGAAGAGTGAGATTCACCTCTTCCTACAGCGCTGCCTTGCCCGCCTCCGTGGCTCTGACCGCCAGCTGCCCCAG GTCCTACACATGTCCGAGCTTCTGCACCGTGGCCTGGGTGTGCACCACAGTGGCATCCTGCCTATTCTTAAAGAGATCGTGGAGATGCTCTTCAGTCGAGGCCTGGTCAAG GTCTTGTTTGCCACAGAGACCTTTGCCATGGGTGTAAACATGCCTGCCCGAACGGTGGTGTTTGACTCCATGCGGAAGCACGATGGCTCCACCTTCCGGGACCTGCTCCCTGGAGAGTACGTGCAGATGGCAGGCCGAGCAGGCCGGAGGGGCCTGGACCCCACAGGCACTGTCATCCTGCTCTGCAAGGGCCGTGTGCCTGAGATGGCAGACCTGCACCGCATGATGATG GGGAAGCCGTCACAGCTGCAGTCCCAGTTCCGACTCACGTACACCATGATCCTGAACCTGCTGCGGGTGGATGCCCTTAGGGTGGAGGACATGATGAAGAGGAGCTTCTCCGAGTTTCCATCCCGCAAGGACAGCAAG GCCCATGAACAGGCTTTAGCTGAACTGACCAAGAGACTGGGGGCCTTGGAGAAACCTGACACGACTGGCCAATTGGTTGACCTGCCTGGGTATTACAGCTGGGGGGAGGAACTGACAGAGACCCGGAGCCTGATCCAG CGACGCATCATGGAGTCTGTGAATGGGCTCAAGTCTCTTTCAACGGGAAGGGTAGTGGTTGTGAAGAATCAGGAGTATCACAACACATTGGGTGTGATCCTGCAG GTCTCCTCAAACTCCACCAACAGGGTATTTACCACCCTGGTCTTGTGTGATAAGCCTGTGTGTGAGGACCCACAGGAGAGGGCACCAACCACCCCAGATGTGCCCTACCCCGATGATCTTGTGGGATTCAAGCTGTTCCTGCCTGAAG GGCCCTGTGACCACACAGTGGCCAAGCTCCAGCCAGGAGATGTGGCCGCCATCACCACCAAGGTGCTCCGGGTGAATGGGGAGAAGATCTTGGAGGACTTCAGCAAGAGGATGCAACCGAAATTCAA GAAGGATCCTCCCATTGCAGCCGTGACCACTGCTGTGCAGGAACTGCTGCGTCTGGCTCAGGCCTACCCAGCGGGACCCCCTACCCTTGACCCTGTCAATGACCTGCAGCTCAAGGATGTGTCAGTGGTGGAGGGGGGGCTCCGGGCCCGCAAGCTGGAGGAGCTgatctggggggctcagtgtgTGCACAGCCCCCGCTTCTCTGCCCAG TACCTGAAACTGCAGGAGCAAATGCGGATACAGAAGGAGATGGAGCGACTACGCTTCCTGCTGTCGGATCAGTCACTGCTGCTGCTGCCAGAGTATCACCAGCGAgtagag GTGCTCCGAACCCTGGGTTATGTAGACGAGGCAGGCACCGTGAAGCTGGCGGGGCGGGTGGCTTGTGCCATGAGCAGCCATGAGCTCCTCCTCACTGAGCTCATGTTTGACAACGCTCTGAGTGCCCTGCGGCCAGAGGAGATTGCGGCCCTGCTCTCCGGCCTGGTCTGCCAGAGCCCTGGGGACCCTGGGGAGCAGCTCCCAAGCACCCTCAAACAG GGAGTGGAACGTGTCCGGGCTGTAGCCAAGCGGATTGGTGAGGTCCAGGTGGCCTGTGGCCTGAACCAGACAGTGGAGGAATTTGTGGGGGAGCTGAATTTTGGGCTGGTCGAGGTTGTATACGAGTGGGCCCGGGGCATG CCCTTCTCCGAGCTGGCGGGGCTGTCGGGGACCCCTGAGGGCCTGGTGGTCCGCTGCATCCAGCGCCTGGCCGAGATGTGTCGCTCGCTGAGGGGGGCAGCCCGCCTCGTAGGTGAGCCTGTGCTAGGTGCCAAGATGGAGACGGCGGCTACCCTGCTACGGAGGGACATCGTCTTTGCGGCCAGCCTGTACACTCAGTGA
- the DXO gene encoding decapping and exoribonuclease protein, whose product MDRRENKRRAEKVEAAEPRNKLPSPASLLPTDPALYSGPFPFYGRPSELGCFSLDAQRQYHGDAQALRYYSPPPTNDQGPHFDLRDGYPDRYQPRDEEVQEGLDHLLRWLLDHRGKLEGGPGWLAGAIVTWRGHLTKLLTTPYEQQEGWQLAASRFQGTLYLSEVETPAARAQRLARPPLLRELMYMGYKFEQYMCADKPGSFPDPSGEVNTNVAFCSVLRSRLGNHRLLFSGEVDCTDPRAPSTQPPACYVELKTSKEMHRPGHWRSFYRHKLLKWWAQSFLLGVPNVVAGFRNPEGFVCSLKTFPTMEMFEYVRNDRDGWNPSVCMNFCAAFLSFAQNTVVQDDPRLVHLFSWEPGSPVTVSKYRDAPYAFLPTWYVEAVTQDLPSAPKTPSPKD is encoded by the exons ATGGATCgcagagagaacaagagaagagcGGAGAAGGTAGAGGCAGCTGAGCCTCGGAACAAACTTCCCAGCCCAGCATCCTTGCTGCCTACAGACCCTGCCCTCTACTCTGGGCCCTTCCCTTTCTATGGGCGCCCTTCCGAACTGGGCTGCTTTTCCCTGGATGCACAACGCCAGTACCACGGAGATGCTCAAGCCTTGCGCTACTACAGCCCACCCCCTACCAATGACCAAGGCCCCCACTTTGACCTCAGAGACGGTTACCCTGATCGATACCAGCCCAGGGATGAGGAGGTCCAAGAGGGGCTGGACCACTTGCTGCGCTGGCTCCTGGATCACCGAGGCAAGCTGGAGGG GGGTCCAGGCTGGCTGGCAGGGGCCATAGTGACATGGCGGGGGCATCTGACCAAATTGCTGACAACACCATATGAGCAGCAGGAGGGCTGGCAGCTGGCAGCCTCCCGCTTCCAGGGCACACTGTACCTGAGTGAGGTAGAGACACCAGCAGCTCGGGCCCAGAGGCTTGCCCGGCCACCCCTCCTCCGGGAGCTTATGTACATGGGGTACAAGTTTGAGCAGTACATGTGTGCAG ACAAACCTGGAAGCTTCCCGGACCCCTCTGGGGAAGTTAACACCAATGTGGCCTTCTGCTCTGTGCTACGCAGCCGCCTGGGAAATCATCGTCTGCTCTTCTCAGGGGAGGTAGACTGCACGGACCCCCGGGCCCCATCCACACAGCCCCCTGCCTGCTATGTGGAGCTCAAGACCTCTAAGGAGATGCACAGGCCTGGCCACTGGAGGAGCTTCTACAG ACATAAGCTCCTAAAATGGTGGGCTCAGTCATTCCTTTTGGGGGTCCCAAACGTCGTTGCTGGCTTCCGTAACCCAGAGGGCTTCGTCTGTTCCCTCAAGACCTTTCCTACCATGGAGATGTTCGAATATGTCAGG AATGACCGTGATGGCTGGAATCCCTCCGTGTGCATGAACTTCTGTGCCGCCTTCCTTAGCTTTGCCCAGAACACCGTTGTCCAGGATGACCCCAG GCTTGTCCATCTCTTCTCCTGGGAGCCTGGCAGCCCAGTCACAGTGTCTAAATATCGAGACGCACCCTATGCCTTCCTGCCCACGTGGTACGTGGAAGCCGTGACCCAGGACCTCCCATCAGCCCCCAAGACACCTTCCCCCAAAGACTGA